Proteins found in one Verrucomicrobiia bacterium genomic segment:
- a CDS encoding CAP domain-containing protein, which produces MTFVGLGEIHRRILPFTLSIRLITLTTAPSLVSFVQIGTAHAMPANGGLVVAERFAVNDLLQATNQERRAAGLNELAVNPLLNAAAARKVVDMREKGYWDHYRPSDNKAPWDFIKEAGYTYKVAGENLARGFRTVNGITKAWMESPSHRANLLSPDYTEVGFADAEIINEDGERVMLTVQMFGGK; this is translated from the coding sequence ATGACCTTCGTTGGTCTTGGCGAAATCCACCGCCGCATCCTGCCATTCACGTTGAGCATCCGTCTCATTACCCTGACGACTGCCCCGTCTTTGGTTAGTTTTGTGCAGATCGGTACCGCCCACGCCATGCCTGCCAACGGGGGACTAGTTGTTGCGGAGCGTTTTGCGGTCAACGACCTGCTCCAGGCTACCAATCAGGAACGCCGTGCTGCAGGCCTTAACGAGCTTGCGGTAAACCCCCTCCTCAATGCCGCTGCTGCCCGCAAGGTGGTTGATATGCGTGAAAAGGGGTATTGGGACCATTACCGCCCAAGTGATAACAAGGCTCCTTGGGACTTCATTAAGGAGGCTGGATATACCTATAAGGTTGCAGGTGAGAACCTTGCCCGTGGTTTCCGTACGGTTAATGGCATTACCAAAGCTTGGATGGAAAGCCCATCCCACCGTGCCAACCTACTTTCCCCAGATTACACCGAGGTTGGTTTTGCCGACGCTGAGATTATCAATGAAGATGGTGAGCGCGTTATGCTTACGGTTCAAATGTTTGGCGGGAAATAA
- a CDS encoding septum formation initiator family protein yields MFRRLLTWLQGSFSYIWLVALAVYFSVLAGQAIYRNYQAQQDSKALRAELAQAKQERERLEALVVYYKTDAFREKELRRSLLLRMPDEKVYALPESAIGKKAEEAEVALREQSDPRTSLPTWRQWFDYLLGRSTRA; encoded by the coding sequence ATGTTCCGGCGTCTCTTAACTTGGCTCCAGGGATCTTTCAGCTACATCTGGCTAGTGGCTTTAGCTGTGTATTTTTCCGTGCTTGCTGGGCAAGCTATTTACCGTAATTACCAGGCACAGCAGGATAGCAAAGCCTTGCGGGCTGAGTTAGCACAGGCCAAACAGGAACGGGAACGGCTAGAGGCGCTGGTGGTTTACTATAAGACCGATGCCTTCCGGGAGAAAGAACTCCGCCGTAGTCTCTTGCTGCGCATGCCTGACGAAAAAGTGTACGCTCTCCCTGAATCGGCAATAGGGAAGAAGGCTGAAGAGGCGGAAGTCGCTTTGCGTGAACAGTCTGACCCTCGCACCAGCCTCCCTACGTGGAGACAGTGGTTTGACTACCTTTTAGGGCGC